A stretch of DNA from Brevibacillus ruminantium:
CGTACGTCACGCAGCATCTGGATGAGTCACTGGCCAGTCCGATTGGCGAATCGCAGCGAAAAGTGGGCCTTCCCCCGAAAAAAGAGCTCTTCCGCATGGGCCTTGCCGGGATTAACGAGGAGAGCCACTTTCACTACCACACTGATTTTATTGCCTTAAAACGAGAAGAGCAGCAGACTGTACTGGAGGAAATCGCGGCGAACCGGGCCAGTCATGCTTCTTCCTGGTCACAGGTACAGGCTAAAGACTTCTTTCAAAAGCTGCTGCACGACACAGTCAGCGCGTATTATTCTCATCCGCTGGTCTGGTCCGATATCGGGTACGGCGGTCCGGCTTATCCGCGCGGCTATGTCCGGGTAGAAAAAGGGTTGACCGACCCCTGGGAGGCGAAAGCGGATGGAAAATCGTGACCCGGTCACCCATCATAGTGACCACTACCAAGGCCATCGATCCAAGCAGCTTGATCAGCGGAAATACGCAGATGGCGCTGACGTCTGTATTGTGGGAGCGGGAGCGGCCGGCGGAGTTCTCGCCTATGAACTGGCACAGGCAGGGCTGAAGGTGGTCGTCATTGAAGCGGGACCTTTTTGGAATCCGCAGACCGATTTTGCCAGCGACGAATTGACGATGAGAAATTTGGGCTGGCAAGAAACCCGGCTGGTGGACGGGAAAAACCCTCTGCGCCTCGGCCATAACAACTCTGGTCGAGGCGTCGGGGGAGGAACGGTTCACTTTACCGGTGTGTTTCTGCGATTTCATGAAAGCGACTTTATGACAAAAACGGTGGACGGGGTCGGGGAGGATTGGCCGATTCGCTACCAGGACCTGGCTCCCTACTACGATAAAATCGATCGGGAAATTGCCGTCTCTGGCCCCGACCACTTTCCCTGGGGAGCCTTTCGCGGACCATATCCGTACCCGGTACGGGAACCCATCAGTGCAAACTCGCAGTTGTTTCGCGAGGCATGTGCCAAGCTGGGGATGGACAGTGTCGTAGCGCCGCTGGCCATTTTGTCTGGTCCGTTCGACGGTCGGCCGCCCTGCATCAACCGCGGTTTTTGCAACCAAGGGTGCATGCCAAACGCCAAATACAGCGGATTGATCCACCACATCCCCAAGGCGATCCAGGAGGGGGCAGAGGTGTTGTCCGACTGTATGGTCACCGAAATCTTGACAGATGGCTCGCGGGTTACCGGCGTGGTGTTTTCGCATGATGGAAAGACCTACAGACAGACTGCGAGGGTGATTATTCTCGCCGGCTTTGTGGTCGAGACACCGCGACTGCTTCTTCACTCGGCTACGCCTCATTTCCCCGATGGATTGGCCAATTCCAGCGGATGGGTGGGAAAAGCGATCATGCCGCATTCCAGTCAGGATGTGTATGGGATTCTGCCCGATGAGGTCAGGCTGTACAAAGGCACTCCTGTCTTGGCGCTGACCCAACATTTTTATGAAACCGATCGGG
This window harbors:
- a CDS encoding GMC family oxidoreductase — its product is MENRDPVTHHSDHYQGHRSKQLDQRKYADGADVCIVGAGAAGGVLAYELAQAGLKVVVIEAGPFWNPQTDFASDELTMRNLGWQETRLVDGKNPLRLGHNNSGRGVGGGTVHFTGVFLRFHESDFMTKTVDGVGEDWPIRYQDLAPYYDKIDREIAVSGPDHFPWGAFRGPYPYPVREPISANSQLFREACAKLGMDSVVAPLAILSGPFDGRPPCINRGFCNQGCMPNAKYSGLIHHIPKAIQEGAEVLSDCMVTEILTDGSRVTGVVFSHDGKTYRQTARVIILAGFVVETPRLLLHSATPHFPDGLANSSGWVGKAIMPHSSQDVYGILPDEVRLYKGTPVLALTQHFYETDRERGFARGYTLNAHGSRPVSMAGGIAAERLDGRFLWGKSLRETMLDYNHYARVTLVGEVLPNPQNCVTLSGEKDEYGMPVPKVTFSYGENDQKMIAHAIKQMNRLIEAMGGKPQHVVDDTAHLMGGCRMGNDPNTSVVNEFGQSHDIPNLFIAGASTFVTSSGSNPTNTVMALAARTADKLIEAMRQQEL
- a CDS encoding gluconate 2-dehydrogenase subunit 3 family protein is translated as MAKNSHYPAYDVWEEHSEWDPHTRKIVGSRKTPQVACQFLTKEESMLLQTIVSVLVDEHRLEVLTYVTQHLDESLASPIGESQRKVGLPPKKELFRMGLAGINEESHFHYHTDFIALKREEQQTVLEEIAANRASHASSWSQVQAKDFFQKLLHDTVSAYYSHPLVWSDIGYGGPAYPRGYVRVEKGLTDPWEAKADGKS